The Dermacentor albipictus isolate Rhodes 1998 colony chromosome 2, USDA_Dalb.pri_finalv2, whole genome shotgun sequence genome has a segment encoding these proteins:
- the LOC135917375 gene encoding uncharacterized protein isoform X1 codes for MGNLLNPTVAHDGVEMGDDKLLSSGADELPASSVLIPRQRPSLASPLGLTSSSPIPTGPGELRHPGATLVMQSSSLLGEATKPRHVKRPRILRNQRSLGPTASWSSSSRRHRYPQPQETPQKAEQASCRRLKSSLCVVVSPSKQNAASKLAAVMTGNWGTRSSPFTSAAQHLASTSSLNEQRIPLSTESATSALAEPRALEEGRAGEPAAGACADSSSTGRGFRRVSVFTRSLLLVGATASLLGTLVTVATWNLLQGQAELDVAYNISSLLRLLAPSASGAESGNFVNRNASWLASTNSSVADHFTTAKTMAPVKDNLVPLF; via the exons ATGGGCAACCTTTTGAATCCCACCGTTGCTCATGACGGCGTCGAAATGGGTGATGACAAACTACTTTCAAGTGGTGCCGATGAATTGCCTGCTTCCAGCGTCCTCATTCCACGACAGCGCCCCAGCTTAGCCTCACCTTTGGGCTTGACAAGCAGCAGCCCCATCCCCACAGGGCCTGGGGAGCTCCGACACCCTGGCGCTACCTTGGTGATGCAGTCATCCAGCTTACTTGGGGAAGCCACTAAACCGAGGCACGTGAAACGACCACGTATTTTGCGGAATCAACGCTCGCTAGGTCCCACTGCCTCGTGGTCGAGTAGTAGTCGCAGACACAGGTATCCGCAACCACAGGAGACGCCACAAAAGGCGGAG CAGGCATCTTGCCGACGTCTGAAAAGCAGTCTCTGCGTGGTGGTCAGCCCGTCCAAACAGAACGCAGCGTCGAAATTGGCTGCGGTCATGACGGGCAACTGGGGAACGCGTTCATCGCCATTCACCTCGGCGGCTCAGCATTTGGCTTCTACGTCATCCTTGAATGAGCAACGCATACCACTGTCAACTGAGAGTGCTACATCGGCGTTGGCGGAGCCTCGAGCGCTAGAG GAAGGGCGCGCAGGCGAACCGGCGGCTGGCGCATGCGCTGACTCTAGCTCCACTGGACGCGGCTTCCGGCGGGTGTCCGTGTTCACTCGCAGCTTGCTCCTCGTGGGCGCCACCGCCTCGCTACTCGGCACGCTAGTCACCGTGGCCACCTGGAACCTCTTGCAAGGACAGGCTGAACTTGACGTCGCGTACAACATCTCGAGCCTGCTGCGGCTACTGGCACCTTCTGCCAGTGGCGCTGAAAGTGGCAACTTCGTCAATCGTAATGCGTCATGGCTTGCATCAACGAACAGCAGCGTTGCGGATCATTTCACTACCGCAAAAACTATGGCGCCCGTTAAAGACAACTTGGTGCCCCTCTTTTAA
- the LOC135917375 gene encoding uncharacterized protein isoform X2, protein MGNLLNPTVAHDGVEMGDDKLLSSGADELPASSVLIPRQRPSLASPLGLTSSSPIPTGPGELRHPGATLVMQSSSLLGEATKPRHVKRPRILRNQRSLGPTASWSSSSRRHRYPQPQETPQKAEASCRRLKSSLCVVVSPSKQNAASKLAAVMTGNWGTRSSPFTSAAQHLASTSSLNEQRIPLSTESATSALAEPRALEEGRAGEPAAGACADSSSTGRGFRRVSVFTRSLLLVGATASLLGTLVTVATWNLLQGQAELDVAYNISSLLRLLAPSASGAESGNFVNRNASWLASTNSSVADHFTTAKTMAPVKDNLVPLF, encoded by the exons ATGGGCAACCTTTTGAATCCCACCGTTGCTCATGACGGCGTCGAAATGGGTGATGACAAACTACTTTCAAGTGGTGCCGATGAATTGCCTGCTTCCAGCGTCCTCATTCCACGACAGCGCCCCAGCTTAGCCTCACCTTTGGGCTTGACAAGCAGCAGCCCCATCCCCACAGGGCCTGGGGAGCTCCGACACCCTGGCGCTACCTTGGTGATGCAGTCATCCAGCTTACTTGGGGAAGCCACTAAACCGAGGCACGTGAAACGACCACGTATTTTGCGGAATCAACGCTCGCTAGGTCCCACTGCCTCGTGGTCGAGTAGTAGTCGCAGACACAGGTATCCGCAACCACAGGAGACGCCACAAAAGGCGGAG GCATCTTGCCGACGTCTGAAAAGCAGTCTCTGCGTGGTGGTCAGCCCGTCCAAACAGAACGCAGCGTCGAAATTGGCTGCGGTCATGACGGGCAACTGGGGAACGCGTTCATCGCCATTCACCTCGGCGGCTCAGCATTTGGCTTCTACGTCATCCTTGAATGAGCAACGCATACCACTGTCAACTGAGAGTGCTACATCGGCGTTGGCGGAGCCTCGAGCGCTAGAG GAAGGGCGCGCAGGCGAACCGGCGGCTGGCGCATGCGCTGACTCTAGCTCCACTGGACGCGGCTTCCGGCGGGTGTCCGTGTTCACTCGCAGCTTGCTCCTCGTGGGCGCCACCGCCTCGCTACTCGGCACGCTAGTCACCGTGGCCACCTGGAACCTCTTGCAAGGACAGGCTGAACTTGACGTCGCGTACAACATCTCGAGCCTGCTGCGGCTACTGGCACCTTCTGCCAGTGGCGCTGAAAGTGGCAACTTCGTCAATCGTAATGCGTCATGGCTTGCATCAACGAACAGCAGCGTTGCGGATCATTTCACTACCGCAAAAACTATGGCGCCCGTTAAAGACAACTTGGTGCCCCTCTTTTAA